The stretch of DNA GCGCGCAAGGCCCGGCTGACAGTCCGCTCCCGGTTGCGTGGCTGCCACGGCTTGTCGCTCGCCGCCATCGCTTCTCGACGCCGCTCGAGCTCATCCTCTGGTACTGCAACGCTCAACTCGCGGGTATGCACATCGATGGTGATCAGATCGCCATCCTCGATCAGCGCAATCGTGCCTCCGTGGGCTGCTTCCGGGCTGATGTGTCCGACCGAAAGGCCCGAAGACCCGCCGGAGAAGCGGCCATCCGTGATCAGCGCACACTTCTTGCCCAAACCAGCACCCTTGAGGAATGCGGTAGGGTGCAGCATTTCCTGCATCCCCGGGCCACCCGACGGACCCTCGTAACGCACAACGAGAACCTCGCCCGGCTGGATCGTCTTGTTGAGAATGACGGAGACTGCCTCTTCTTGAGACTCGACCACGCGGGCAGGGCCGGTGAAACGCCACAGATCTTCATCGACACCAGCAGCTTTGATGATGGCGCCGTCCTCTGCGACATTGCCGCGCAATACAGCAAGGCCCCCATCCTTGGTGTAAGCATGCGCAACCGAACGGATACAGCCATGCTCGGCATCAGTGTCGAGGCTATCCCAACGATTATCAGTGGAAAAGGCCTCGGTGGTGCGCACGCCACCGGGAGCCGCATGGAAAAGCTCGAGTGCCGCTGCACTTGGCTGAGCTGCACGGATATCCCAGGTTTCCAACCATTCGGTCAACGAAGGGGAATGGACCGCGTGCACTTCAGTGTTGAGGAGATCGGCGCGGTAGAGCTCGCCCAGGATCGCCGGGATCCCGCCCGCGCGATGGACGTCTTCCATGTGGTAGTCCGAGTTGGGGGACACCTTTGCCAGGCAGCCGACGCGCTTGGACAGGGCGTCGATATCTGCCAGACCGAAGTCCAACTCGGCTTCCTGAGCCGCTGCCAAGATATGGAGCACGGTGTTGGTGGAGCCGCCCATCGCCATGTCCAGCGCCATGGCATTTTCGAACGCGGGCTTGGAGGCAATGTTGCGTGGCAAGACTGACTCGTCACCATCGCGGTAATAGCG from Corynebacterium epidermidicanis encodes:
- the ilvD gene encoding dihydroxy-acid dehydratase, giving the protein MFPLRSRVTTVGRNAAGARALWRATGMGDSDFGKPIIAIANSYTQFVPGHVHLKNVGDIVAEAITAAGGVAREFHTIAVDDGIAMGHGGMLYSLPSREIIADSVEYMVNAHTADALVCISNCDKITPGMLNAALRLNIPVVFVSGGPMEAGKAVVVDGVAHAPTDLVTAISASASDAVTEDGLNEVERSACPTCGSCSGMFTANSMNCLTEALGLSLPGNGSTLATHSARRRLFEEAGRTIVELATRYYRDGDESVLPRNIASKPAFENAMALDMAMGGSTNTVLHILAAAQEAELDFGLADIDALSKRVGCLAKVSPNSDYHMEDVHRAGGIPAILGELYRADLLNTEVHAVHSPSLTEWLETWDIRAAQPSAAALELFHAAPGGVRTTEAFSTDNRWDSLDTDAEHGCIRSVAHAYTKDGGLAVLRGNVAEDGAIIKAAGVDEDLWRFTGPARVVESQEEAVSVILNKTIQPGEVLVVRYEGPSGGPGMQEMLHPTAFLKGAGLGKKCALITDGRFSGGSSGLSVGHISPEAAHGGTIALIEDGDLITIDVHTRELSVAVPEDELERRREAMAASDKPWQPRNRERTVSRALRAYAALATSADKGAVRRID